From Vitis vinifera cultivar Pinot Noir 40024 chromosome 14, ASM3070453v1, a single genomic window includes:
- the LOC100242409 gene encoding ribulose-phosphate 3-epimerase, cytoplasmic isoform — MAPAKIAPSMLSSDFANLASEAQRMLSFGADWLHMDIMDGHFVPNLTIGAPVIESLRKHTNAYLDCHLMVTNPLDYVEPLGKAGASGFTFHVEVSKENWQELVERIRSKGMRPGVALKPGTPIEEVYPLVEGENPVEMVLVMTVEPGFGGQKFMPEMMDKVRALRKKYPSLDIEVDGGLGPSTIDMAASAGANCIVAGSSVFGAPKPEQVISLLRKSVEEAQ, encoded by the exons ATGGCGCCGGCGAAGATCGCACCCTCTATGCTCTCCTCCGACTTCGCCAACTTGGCTTCCGAAGCCCAACGTATGCTCAGTTTTGGCGCCGACTGGCTCCACATGGACATCATG GATGG gCACTTTGTTCCGAACCTTACTATTGGTGCCCCAGTCATTGAGAGTCTGAGAAAGCACACAAA TGCATATCTGGATTGCCACCTGATGGTCACAAATCCTCTTGATTATGTGGAGCCTCTAGGAAAAGCTGGTGCTTCAGGTTTCACATTTCATGTTGAGGTATCCAAAG AGAATTGGCAAGAGCTTGTTGAAAGAATTAGGTCAAAAGGTATGAGGCCAGGTGTGGCCTTGAAGCCTGGAACACCCATTGAAGAAGTTTATCCATTG GTTGAAGGTGAAAATCCAGTGGAAATGGTCCTTGTCATGACTGTGGAACCTGGATTTGGTGGACAAAAATTCATGCCAGAAATGATGGATAAG GTACGTGCATTGAGAAAGAAGTACCCTTCACTTGATATTGAG GTAGACGGTGGTTTAGGGCCTTCTACCATTGACATGGCTGCTTCAGCAGGAGCCAATTGCATCGTTGCAGGGAGCTCAGTATTTGGAGCCCCCAAGCCAGAGCAAGTTATATCTCTTCTGAGAAAAAGCGTGGAGGAAGCCCAGTGA
- the LOC100264694 gene encoding protein LYK2 has protein sequence MAALINNFYLRALFLFILVFVSTLGQSLLSCETSSRDASGYYCNGNGSQKQCGTFALLRTNSYYSSLFNLSFYLGIDRFLIAEANGFSADTELLPYNLPLLIPIECKCKAGFFQAELTKTTIEGESFFGIAESLEGLTTCKAIRERNPSIQPWGLADKVRLLIPLRCACPSSSELIQETKLLLSYPVSEGDTVPSLAFKFNTTSEAIISANNRSGATLRLGSLAPVSSLLIPLRDKPTLGSPAKPREPNLGLPATSIPVINPHKKKTKMWKIGVYIAVSGVAVGASVAIAAAVLVIHWKRKKQNAYKMGDVELQQLGLSVRTTSEKKVSFEGSQDPIDQIIDSTPHKIVVETYTMLELRKATEDFNSSNLIEGSVFHGRLNGKNLAIKHTHPEAISKIEFGLFHDAIHHHPNIMRLLGTCLNEGPDSYLIFEYAKNGSLKDWLHGGLAMKSQFIASCYCFLTWNQRLRICLDVAMALQYMHHIMHPCYVHRNIKSRNIFLDEEFNAKIGNFGMARCFEDDAEDSQPYSTASWSKGYLAPEYLHQGIISPTLDIFAYGVVLLEVLSGKTPITRADDKGGGRVWLPEKIKSILGSENTEELRDWMDSALGENYSFDAAITLANLARVCTDENPCSRPSAGEIVEKLSRLVEQLPEGEQFSICESSSKPLVKAAANSL, from the coding sequence ATGGCTGCTCTCATCAATAACTTCTATCTAAGAGCTTTGTTTTTGTTCATCCTTGTATTTGTCTCCACTCTGGGACAGAGCTTGCTAAGCTGTGAGACCTCCTCCCGGGATGCTTCTGGCTACTACTGCAATGGAAATGGATCCCAGAAACAGTGTGGGACTTTTGCACTTCTTCGCACCAATTCCTACTACTCATCTCTTTTCAATCTGAGCTTCTACTTAGGGATTGATCGGTTCTTGATTGCAGAAGCAAATGGCTTCTCTGCTGACACAGAGTTACTTCCATACAATCTGCCTTTGTTGATCCCAATTGAATGTAAATGTAAGGCCGGTTTCTTTCAGGCTGAACTCACTAAAACTACCATAGAAGGGGAAAGCTTCTTTGGCATTGCTGAATCGCTGGAGGGCCTGACCACCTGCAAAGCCATCCGAGAAAGGAACCCGAGCATCCAACCATGGGGTCTTGCAGATAAAGTCCGGTTGCTAATCCCATTGAGATGTGCCTGCCCATCATCATCTGAACTTATTCAAGAAACAAAGCTTTTGCTGTCTTATCCCGTAAGTGAAGGTGATACGGTTCCTAGCTTAGCCTTCAAGTTCAATACTACTTCAGAAGCTATTATCTCAGCAAACAACAGATCAGGAGCAACTCTGAGACTAGGAAGCCTAGCACCGGTTTCATCGCTCCTGATTCCACTCAGAGATAAGCCCACCCTTGGTTCCCCTGCGAAGCCTCGTGAGCCGAATTTGGGTCTTCCAGCAACCAGCATCCCAGTAATTAATCCGcacaagaagaaaacaaaaatgtggAAGATTGGAGTTTATATTGCAGTTAGTGGGGTTGCAGTTGGAGCAAGCGTTGCCATTGCTGCAGCCGTCTTGGTGATCCACTGGAAGCGGAAGAAGCAGAATGCTTACAAGATGGGAGATGTGGAGCTACAACAGCTTGGCTTGAGTGTAAGAACCACCAGTGAGAAAAAAGTCTCGTTTGAGGGATCCCAAGATCCTATCGATCAGATCATCGACTCCACCCCGCATAAGATTGTAGTGGAGACATACACTATGTTGGAGCTGAGAAAAGCTACAGAGGACTTCAATTCAAGCAATCTCATTGAGGGATCGGTGTTTCATGGTCGTCTCAATGGCAAGAACTTGGCAATAAAGCATACACATCCAGAAGCCATTTCCAAGATAGAGTTTGGGCTTTTTCATGATGCAATTCACCATCATCCCAACATAATGAGGCTGTTAGGGACATGCTTGAATGAAGGTCCtgattcatatttgatttttgagtaTGCCAAGAACGGGTCCTTGAAGGACTGGCTGCATGGTGGGCTGGCAATGAAGAGCCAATTCATTGCCTCCTGCTATTGTTTCTTGACATGGAACCAAAGGTTGAGGATTTGTCTTGATGTAGCAATGGCCTTGCAGTACATGCACCACATAATGCACCCCTGCTATGTTCACCGAAACATAAAAAGCCGAAACATCTTCTTAGATGAAGAGTTCAATGCTAAGATTGGGAATTTTGGCATGGCAAGATGTTTTGAAGATGATGCTGAAGACTCCCAGCCTTATTCAACTGCCTCTTGGAGTAAAGGGTATTTAGCTCCAGAATATCTTCACCAGGGTATAATCTCCCCAACCCTTGATATTTTTGCTTATGGGGTGGTTTTGCTGGAGGTTTTATCTGGGAAAACACCCATAACCAGGGCTGATGATAAGGGAGGAGGGAGAGTTTGGCTTCCAGAGAAAATCAAGTCCATATTAGGCTCAGAAAACACAGAGGAGCTCAGAGACTGGATGGACAGCGCATTGGGTGAGAATTATTCGTTTGATGCTGCCATCACATTGGCCAATCTTGCAAGAGTTTGCACAGACGAAAATCCATGCTCCAGACCCAGTGCTGGGGAAATTGTTGAAAAGTTATCAAGATTGGTGGAACAGCTACCAGAGGGAGAGCAATTTTCTATCTGCGAAAGCTCTTCCAAGCCCCTAGTCAAGGCTGCTGCAAACAGCCTATGA
- the LOC100244097 gene encoding putative calcium-binding protein CML19: MANDEMIEKHVQYERVFKHFDDNGDGKISASELQGHCDGMTLEEAEAALESLDSDGDGLLELGDLVRLVEGVEEEERINDLKEAFKMYENDGCGCITPKSLNRMLSRLGESRSIDECTVMISQFDLNGDGVLNFDEFKVMML; the protein is encoded by the coding sequence ATGGCAAACGATGAGATGATCGAGAAACACGTTCAGTATGAGCGTGTGTTTAAGCACTTTGATGACAATGGAGATGGGAAGATATCAGCGTCGGAGCTTCAGGGGCATTGCGATGGGATGACGCTGGAGGAGGCGGAGGCGGCGCTGGAGTCGCTGGATTCGGACGGGGATGGGTTGTTGGAGTTGGGGGACTTGGTGAGGCTGGTGGAGGGAGTGGAGGAGGAAGAGAGGATAAACGATTTGAAGGAGGCGTTTAAGATGTACGAGAATGATGGGTGCGGTTGCATCACCCCAAAGAGCTTGAACAGGATGCTGAGTAGACTTGGTGAATCCCGGAGCATCGATGAGTGCACAGTCATGATTTCACAGTTTGATCTCAACGGTGATGGGGTTCTCAATTTTGATGAGTTCAAGGTCATGATGTTATAG
- the LOC100259523 gene encoding probable adenylate kinase 7, mitochondrial, whose translation MAKLCRLSTVAPLFLRRRIGVLPKREYGSAAAAQVDYDYYDYEEEEEVEVYRKLARADSEGCVSGRGVHWVIIGEPGAKKHVYAERLSRLLQVPHISMGTLVRQELSPLSSLYKQIANAVNQGKLVPEDIIFGLLSKRLEEGYCRGETGFILDGIPRTRIQAEILDQIADIDLVVNFKCTGDCLVRNHPQDGSSSHHQEFHRMSNPGSYLNLPHQDDQLNSTTADTILAWKEKLRIYAEQSKPLEDYYKKQQKLLDFQVAGAPGETWQGLLAALHLQHVNAVNSSQKLTA comes from the exons ATGGCCAAACTTTGCCGCCTCAGCACGGTGGCGCCACTCTTCCTACGGCGCCGTATCGGGGTCCTTCCAAAGCGAGAGTATGGATCGGCGGCTGCGGCTCAAGTAGACTATGATTATTACGACTacgaggaggaggaggaggtggaGGTTTATCGGAAATTAGCGAGGGCGGACTCGGAGGGATGCGTATCGGGAAGAGGAGTGCATTGGGTGATCATAGGAGAGCCAGGTGCGAAGAAGCATGTGTACGCCGAGAGGCTCTCCAGGCTTCTCCAAGTTCCTCACATTTCTATGGGAACCCTCGTCCGCCAGGAGCTCAGCCCTCTCTCTTCCCTCTATAAACAG ATAGCCAATGCTGTGAACCAAGGGAAGCTTGTGCCAGAGGATATAATTTTTGGGCTGTTGTCAAAAAGGCTGGAAGAAGGATACTGCAGAGGTGAAACTGGGTTCATTCTGGATGGGATTCCTCGAACAAGGATCCAAGCT GAGATCTTGGATCAAATAGCTGATATTGATCTGGTTGTGAATTTCAAATGCACTGGAGATTGCTTGGTGAGAAACCATCCACAAGATGGAAGTTCTTCCCATCACCAAGAATTTCATAGGATGAGCAATCCTGGTTCATATCTAAATCTGCCACACCAGGATGATCAGTTGAATTCCACCACTGCTGATACAATACTTGCATGGAAGGAAAAACTCCGTATATATGCAGAGCAG AGCAAACCATTGGAAGATTACTATAAAAAACAGCAGAAGCTTCTTGATTTCCAAGTGGCGGGTGCACCTGGAGAGACCTGGCAGGGGCTTTTGGCTGCACTACATCTCCAGCATGTGAATGCCGTCAATTCTTCACAGAAGTTGACTGCATGA